One Mycobacterium paraseoulense genomic window, CGCCAGCGAGCTCTACAGCAAGAACATCACCGCGCTACTGGACTTGTTGATCACCGACGGCAAGCTGGCCCCCGACTTCGACGACGAAGTCGTCGCGGCGGCCTGCGTCACTCGTGCCGGGAAAGAAGACGCATAGATGTACGACGAGCTATTGGCCAACCTCGCGATCCTGGTGCTGTCCGGGTTCGTCGGGTTCGCGGTCATCTCCAAGGTGCCCAACACGCTGCACACGCCGCTGATGTCGGGGACCAACGCCATTCACGGCATCGTGGTGCTGGGCGCGCTGGTGGTGTTCGGCGAGGTCGAGCACCCCTCGCTGGCCGTGCAGATCATCCTGTTCGTCGCGGTGGTGTTCGGCACGCTGAACGTCATCGGCGGCTTCATCGTCACCGACCGGATGCTGGGCATGTTCAAGGGCAAGAAGAAGGCCATGCCCGCCAAGACCGAGGAGCCGGCGGCGAAATGAATTATCTCGTCACCGTCCTCTACATCGTTTCGTTCGCCCTCTTCATTTATGGCCTGATGGGCCTGACGGGTCCCAAGACCGCGGTGCGGGGGAACCTGATCGCCGCGGTGGGCATGGCCATCGCCGTGGCCGCGACGCTCATCAAGATCCGCCACACCGAGTCCTGGGTGCTGATCATCGCCGGTCTGGTCGTGGGTGTTGTGCTGGGCGTCCCGCCCGCACGGCTGACGAAGATGACCGCCATGCCGCAGCTGGTGGCGTTCTTCAACGGCGTCGGCGGCGGCACCGTCGCGCTCATCGCCCTGGCGGAATTC contains:
- a CDS encoding NAD(P) transhydrogenase subunit alpha translates to MYDELLANLAILVLSGFVGFAVISKVPNTLHTPLMSGTNAIHGIVVLGALVVFGEVEHPSLAVQIILFVAVVFGTLNVIGGFIVTDRMLGMFKGKKKAMPAKTEEPAAK